The Salmo trutta chromosome 6, fSalTru1.1, whole genome shotgun sequence genome has a window encoding:
- the LOC115195172 gene encoding coiled-coil domain-containing protein 80, with protein sequence MKQTLHLCVLWLLLVWSTGASDRRPLKRTILPRTSLQGGVFNRTQNVLNSDSIAPSTGGINVSPMMSHRDRMQRDEKAEPPRRRKGPPSRRMMPSRRIPQQPKKPINQVGSGTSQDNSKPVTGVAVQPQSTPARTVPGSAGSLNVLASFAGKNRVLVISAPHDSDGYYRLMMTLLKSDVYCQMAERHMQMIVMFHQEGERGGKVRRVNAKGQVTEEPLDTVLIPRLMNFLKLEEGKFSMVLLRKTLQVEERYPYPVRLEAMYEVMDQTHMRKLEKARQRGFVQRCKAAGVEGQVVESQGQGVLTTGSEVRVNSTVERGPVRKGVQRPAQGPKAVTLTTTRPTTTTTKPTMTTKATTLTTKPTTTTTTKPTTTTKKTTTTTTKPPPTTKTTTTITTAKPTTTTTRKTTTTKPTTTTTTTKVTTTTKPTTTTKATTTTTTTKPTTTTTRRTTTTTKVTTTTKPTTTTKAKTTTTRRTTTTTKPTVLKPLDPQTTPRWDLEVPTTDESSYILSETHKNGIEDVTESHRDQYEEDTTDDTKHGQQVVTSPTQLTNDKPTEGGEELGSELKVDSDAQVETASPKKSKVKRPVNAERKKKADKSGKKSKADKKRLKASKDSDGGFYRGRRPGKKAVINQEKEADNKRPPTKQPNLLVSFFGHFEKRRRLLVISTPDEENPMYTQQRDEYLEHVCELGVRKISLITIFGSLTNGTMKMDHYQAEKDQPLKGMKEEDFTNQPLIRALRNELGLIFDDYYMVLTDFDMKVKQEYEVPIAMTAVFDYIDTFSSRIKEMEQQKKQGVTCKKEDKSKSLENFLSRFRWRRRLFVISSSDDEEWAYQQQLYALTSQACNLGLRHLSVLKLIGKDMEDMGGTLELYPINGTATVEREDVSPSLVQDIRNYFQISPEYFSMLLVGKDGNVKSWYPSPMWSMSIIYDLVDSMQLRRQEMAIQQSLGMRCPEDGYGGYGHDRDPDGYHRGYGY encoded by the exons ATGAAACAGAcactgcatctctgtgtgttatgGCTGTTGCTGGTATGGAGCACAGGGGCCTCTGACAGGAGACCCCTCAAAAGGACAATCTTACCACGAACATCCCTCCAGGGCGGGGTTTTTAACAGAACACAAAATGTGTTGAACTCTGACAGTATTGCTCCTTCCACTGGTGGTATAAATGTATCCCCTATGATGAGCCATCGTGACAGAATGCAGAGAGATGAGAAAGCTGAGCCTCCAAGAAGAAGAAAAGGACCACCAAGCAGAAGGATGATGCCAAGCAGAAGAATACCCCAACAACCAAAGAAACCCATAAACCAGGTTGGCAGTGGCACATCTCAAGACAACAGTAAACCAGTGACAGGGGTGGCGGTTCAGCCTCAGTCCACACCAGCCCGCACCGTCCCCGGCAGCGCAGGCTCTCTCAACGTCCTGGCCAGCTTCGCAGGGAAGAACCGGGTCCTGGTCATCTCCGCCCCACATGACTCAGACGGTTACTATCGCCTGATGATGACCCTCCTCAAGTCGGACGTCTACTGCCAGATGGCGGAGCGGCACATGCAGATGATAGTGATGTTCCACCAGGAGGGAGAGCGGGGCGGGAAGGTGCGGCGGGTCAACGCCAAGGGACAGGTGACGGAGGAGCCCCTGGATACGGTCCTCATCCCTAGGCTGATGAACTTCCTGAAGCTGGAGGAGGGGAAGTTTAGCATGGTTCTCCTGAGGAAGACCCTCCAGGTGGAGGAGAGGTACCCGTACCCGGTCAGGCTGGAGGCTATGTACGAGGTGATGGACCAGACCCACATGCGCAAGCTGGAGAAGGCTAGGCAGAGGGGCTTCGTGCAGAGGTGCAAGGCGGCCGGTGTTGAGGGCCAGGTGGTTGAGTCTCAGGGCCAGGGGGTATTGACCacggggtcagaggtcagagtgaactctacagtggagagggggccAGTGAGGAAAGGGGTGCAGAGACCAGCTCAAGGACCAAAGGCTGTGACACTTACCACAACCCGAccaaccacaaccaccacaaAACCAACTATGACCACAAAGGCCACCACACTTACAACAAAGccaaccacaaccaccacaacaaaaccaacaacaacaacaaaaaaaacaactacaaccacaacaaaaccaccaccaacaacaaaaacaaccacGACCATAACTACAGCAAAGccaaccacaaccaccaccagaAAAACAACCACAACAAAACCAACAACTACTACAACCACCACAAAAGTAACCACCACAACAAAACCAACAACCACAACAAAAGCAACCacgaccaccaccactacaaaaccaaccaccacaacaacacgaCGAACCACAACCACCACAAAAGTAACCACCACAACAAAACCAACAACCACAACAAAAGCAAAAACTACAACAACACGACGAACCACAACTACCACAAAACCCACAGTTCTGAAGCCCTTGGACCCCCAGACAACACCACGCTGGGACCTAGAGGTCCCCACCACAGACGAATCCTCCTACATCCTCTCAGAGACCCACAAAAATGGCATAGAGGACGTTACAGAATCCCACAGAGACCAATATGAAGAAGACACAACCGACGATACCAAACATGGCCAACAAGTTGTTACCTCTCCAACTCAGCTCACTAACGACAAACCAACTGAAGGTGGGGAAGAGCTGGGCAGTGAACTTAAGGTTGACTCTGATGCACAGGTGGAAACAGCTTCCCCCAAGAAGAGCAAGGTCAAGCGGCCTGTCAATGCAGAGAGGAAGAAAAAGGCTGATAAATCAGGCAAAAAGAGTAAAGCAGACAAGAAAAGGTTGAAGGCTTCTAAAGACAGTGATGGTGGCTTCTATCGTGGCAGGAGACCAGGGAAGAAGGCCGTTATTAACCAGGAGAAAGAAGCAGACAACAAGAGGCCCCCCACAAAACAGCCAAACCTCTTAGTTTCCTTTTTTGGTCATTTTGAGAAGAGACGACGTCTACTT GTGATCAGTACTCCAGACGAGGAGAATCCTATGTACACGCAGCAGAGagatgagtatctggagcatgtgTGTGAATTGGGCGTCAGAAAAATCTCTCTTATCACCATCTTTGGCTCTCTGACCAATGGCACCATGAAGATGGACCATTACCAGGCTG AGAAGGATCAGCCTCTGAAAGGCATGAAAGAAGAGGACTTCACAAACCAGCCCCTCATCAGAGCCTTGAGGAATGAGTTGGGACTGATATTTGACGACTACTATATGGTGCTGACCGACTTTGATATGAAAGTGAAG CAAGAATATGAGGTGCCCATCGCCATGACGGCTGTGTTTGACTACATAGACACATTCTCTTCTCGCATCAAGGAGATGGAACAGCAGAAGAAGCAAGGAGTGACGTGTAAGAAAGAAGACAAATCCAAATCCCTGGAGAACTTCCTCTCACG GTTCCGCTGGAGACGCAGGCTGTTTGTGATCTCGTCCTCTGACGACGAGGAATGGGCCTATCAGCAGCAGCTCTACGCCCTGACTAGCCAGGCCTGCAATCTGG GCCTGCGCCACTTGTCTGTGCTGAAGCTGATTGGAAAGGACATGGAGGATATGGGCGGGACCCTTGAGCTATACCCAATCAACG GGACTGCCACTGTGGAACGTGAGGATGTTTCTCCCTCTCTTGTGCAGGACATCAGGAACTACTTCCAGATCAGCCCAGAGTACTTCTCTATGCTGCTGGTGGGGAAAGACGGCAACGTCAAGTCCTGGTACCCGTCTCCCATGTGGTCCATGTCCATCATATATGATCTGGTTGACTCCATGCAGCTCCGCAGACAGGAGATGGCTATCCAGCAGTCCCTTGGCATGCGCTGTCCTGAGGATGGGTATGGGGGCTACGGTCATGACAGAGACCCGGATGGTTACCACCGTGGATATGGTTACTAA
- the LOC115196451 gene encoding fas apoptotic inhibitory molecule 1-like: MMAGDVVGIWEVALSDGVYRIEFEHGTTTGKRVVWINGQEVLRRDWMFKLVGKETFTVGGMETKATVNIEAISGFTYEYTLEIDGKSLQKFIDNRTKVTKTWVLQVDGVDCRIVLEKDTMDVWFNGQKMETEGEFVDDGTETHFTVADHECCIKALSSGKKRAGIVHYLMVDGEAVPGWTD, from the exons ATGATGGCCGGAGATGTTGTTGGTATCTGGGAGGTGGCGTTAAGCGATGGGGTTTACAGGATTGAGTTTGAACACGGCACCACGACAGGGAAGAGGGTTGTTTGGATCAATGGACAG GAGGTGCTCAGAAGAGATTGGATGTTCAAACTGGTTGGAAAGGAGACCTTCACAGTGGGAGGCATGGAAACAAAAGCAACAGTAAACATTGAGGCTATCAGTGGCTTTACCTACGAGTACACCTTGGAGATTGATGGCAAGAGTCTCCAGAAGTTCATAGATAACAGAACCAAAGTCACTAAGACATGGGTGCTGCAAGTGGATGGTGTTGACTGCAGGATTGTCCTTG AAAAGGACACGATGGATGTATGGTTCAATGGGCAGAAAATGGAGACAGAG GGAGAGTTTGTGGATGACGGAACAGAGACACACTTCACGGTGGCAGACCATGAATGCTGCATCAAGGCTTTGAGCAGTGGGAAGAAGAGAGCTGGCATCGTCCATTACTTAATGGTGGACGGGGAAGCAGTGCCTGGCTGGACAGATTGA